The following proteins come from a genomic window of Winogradskyella sp. PC-19:
- a CDS encoding ABC transporter permease: MFNKDRWDEILEALNANKVRTFLTAFGVFWGITILVLLLALTNGLRNGVTADFGNFATNSMFMWGQRTSISYKGVPKGKRLQYKLSDVEAIRADIPELKYISPRNSLGGYNGANNVTRGTRTGAFQIYGDYPEFIKQKPMDIINGRFISYSDINSKRKVCVIGTDVVKGLYDKGEDPMESYIKINGVNFKVVGTFKITNSQGDSEEEANTIFIPFTTFNQAFNYGDRVGWMAITAFDNTSITQVKERVFDIIKGRKNVHPNDDRAIGHRDLAEQFGRVNGLFNILAIVGYFVGALVLLSGIIGINNIMLIVVKERTKEIGVRRALGATPWTIKGQILQESLILTILSGMVGVAFAALVIWGMNSVLDSVGPVENFANPSVSMTVVFVALTILVLAGLLAGLIPANRATKMKPVDALRIE; encoded by the coding sequence ATGTTTAACAAAGACCGTTGGGACGAAATATTAGAAGCGTTAAACGCAAATAAAGTCAGAACTTTTTTGACAGCCTTTGGTGTGTTTTGGGGTATCACAATTTTAGTTTTACTCTTAGCACTAACAAACGGTTTACGAAATGGCGTAACGGCAGATTTTGGAAACTTCGCTACTAATTCAATGTTCATGTGGGGACAGCGTACTTCAATTTCATATAAAGGCGTTCCAAAAGGAAAACGATTACAATACAAATTATCAGATGTAGAGGCAATACGTGCCGACATTCCTGAATTAAAATATATATCGCCGCGTAATTCCTTAGGTGGTTATAATGGTGCTAATAATGTTACACGAGGCACAAGAACTGGAGCTTTTCAGATTTATGGAGATTATCCCGAATTTATAAAGCAAAAACCGATGGACATCATTAATGGTCGCTTTATTAGTTATTCCGATATCAATTCTAAACGAAAAGTTTGTGTAATTGGAACTGATGTTGTCAAGGGACTTTATGATAAAGGAGAAGACCCAATGGAGAGCTATATTAAAATCAACGGTGTTAATTTTAAAGTGGTAGGTACTTTTAAAATTACAAATTCTCAAGGAGATTCCGAAGAAGAAGCAAACACTATTTTTATTCCTTTTACGACATTTAATCAGGCATTTAACTATGGCGATCGTGTGGGTTGGATGGCGATTACGGCTTTTGATAATACAAGTATCACCCAGGTGAAAGAACGTGTCTTTGATATTATTAAAGGAAGGAAAAACGTACATCCCAATGATGATCGAGCAATTGGTCACAGAGATTTGGCAGAACAGTTTGGACGGGTTAATGGACTCTTCAATATTTTGGCTATCGTTGGATACTTTGTTGGAGCGTTAGTCTTATTATCTGGAATAATTGGTATTAATAATATCATGCTTATAGTAGTGAAAGAACGAACCAAAGAGATTGGAGTCAGACGTGCTTTAGGTGCAACACCATGGACAATTAAAGGTCAAATTTTACAAGAAAGTTTAATTCTAACAATACTATCTGGTATGGTTGGCGTTGCCTTTGCAGCCCTGGTCATTTGGGGAATGAATTCTGTTTTGGACAGTGTTGGTCCAGTAGAAAATTTTGCAAATCCAAGTGTAAGCATGACTGTAGTCTTTGTTGCACTAACGATATTAGTTCTAGCGGGATTATTAGCAGGCTTAATACCAGCAAATCGCGCAACAAAAATGAAACCAGTAGACGCTTTAAGAATAGAATAA
- a CDS encoding ABC transporter permease: protein MFNVERWQEIFETLRKNKLRTFLTGLSVASGIFILVILLGFSSGIENGVTSEFQQDATNQISINTRRTTKGYKGLNPGRRIQMKDDDFALINNNYDEFLEYRSANYSIWGGQVAYKNETGNYRVQGVLPDNQFIENADISKGRFVNQSDINEGKKVAVIGNKVSMDLFKTENPINQYISIFGISFKVVGVYRDPGGEREESQVFLPLTSSRRAFNGSDNIRNMSFTVKMSDNLDEAVALSQNITEAIERDLKEKHFIAPDDLAAIRVQNTLENAQKIYSLVDTIKAVFWFIGIGTIIAGVVGVGNIMIIIVKERTKEIGIRKALGAVPSSIIGMILQEAIFVTMFSGLFGLVAGLAVLEFVGPQIKSDFIKFPQVDFPTAITTVFILVAAGAFAGFLPAYRAAKIKPIVALRDE, encoded by the coding sequence ATGTTTAACGTAGAGCGCTGGCAAGAAATATTCGAAACTCTTCGGAAAAATAAACTCCGTACTTTTTTAACAGGCTTGTCTGTTGCTTCCGGTATTTTTATTCTAGTAATTTTATTAGGTTTTAGTTCTGGTATTGAGAATGGTGTAACTTCAGAGTTTCAACAAGATGCTACTAATCAGATTAGTATTAACACAAGGAGAACAACAAAAGGATATAAAGGATTAAATCCTGGTCGTCGAATCCAAATGAAAGATGATGATTTTGCACTTATTAATAATAACTATGATGAGTTCTTAGAATATCGAAGTGCTAATTATAGTATTTGGGGAGGTCAAGTCGCTTACAAAAATGAAACAGGTAATTACCGAGTTCAAGGCGTATTGCCAGATAATCAGTTTATTGAAAATGCGGATATCTCTAAAGGAAGATTTGTAAATCAATCTGATATAAATGAAGGCAAAAAAGTAGCTGTGATAGGGAATAAGGTTAGTATGGACTTATTCAAAACTGAAAACCCAATCAATCAATACATTTCAATTTTCGGAATTTCATTCAAAGTAGTAGGTGTATATCGTGATCCTGGTGGTGAGCGGGAAGAAAGTCAAGTATTCCTCCCATTAACTTCATCGCGAAGAGCATTTAATGGAAGCGATAATATTAGAAATATGTCATTTACAGTAAAGATGTCTGACAATTTAGATGAAGCTGTTGCGCTTTCACAAAATATTACTGAAGCTATTGAACGAGATTTAAAAGAAAAACATTTCATTGCTCCTGATGATTTAGCTGCAATAAGAGTTCAAAATACTCTCGAAAATGCTCAAAAGATATATTCCCTTGTAGACACAATAAAAGCGGTATTTTGGTTTATAGGTATCGGAACTATAATAGCAGGAGTTGTAGGAGTAGGAAACATAATGATAATTATTGTCAAAGAGCGAACTAAGGAAATAGGCATTAGAAAAGCTTTAGGCGCAGTACCATCTTCTATAATCGGAATGATTTTGCAAGAAGCTATTTTTGTAACCATGTTCTCGGGTCTATTTGGCTTAGTTGCAGGCTTAGCAGTGTTAGAATTTGTTGGTCCTCAAATTAAAAGTGATTTCATAAAATTCCCACAAGTAGATTTTCCAACAGCAATAACAACAGTTTTTATACTGGTTGCTGCTGGTGCATTTGCAGGATTTTTACCAGCATATCGCGCAGCGAAAATTAAACCTATAGTAGCACTTAGAGACGAATAA
- a CDS encoding ABC transporter ATP-binding protein: protein MIQIKDLHKSYHMGNNSLHVLKGINFDVKEGELVSIMGSSGSGKSTLLNILGMLDEADEGSYTLDGVPIKNLNEKVAAKYRNEFLGFIFQSFNLINYKSAVDNVALPMFYSGMARKERVEKAHHYLEKVGLADWSHHLPSELSGGQKQRVAIARALASEPKVLLADEPTGALDSKTSYEVMDLIQGINDEGKTILVVTHEDDIAQMTKRIVNLKDGLIIDDSKVEQVRAQQYV, encoded by the coding sequence ATGATTCAAATCAAAGATTTGCACAAATCTTACCACATGGGTAACAATTCTCTTCATGTTTTGAAGGGTATAAACTTCGATGTAAAAGAAGGTGAGTTAGTTTCAATTATGGGTTCTTCGGGCTCAGGAAAATCTACTTTACTCAATATTTTAGGCATGCTCGATGAAGCAGATGAAGGAAGTTATACTCTTGATGGTGTGCCGATAAAAAATTTAAATGAGAAGGTTGCTGCAAAATATAGAAACGAATTTTTAGGTTTCATCTTTCAATCTTTTAACCTTATAAACTATAAATCAGCAGTTGATAACGTTGCACTACCAATGTTTTATAGTGGTATGGCTCGAAAAGAACGTGTAGAAAAAGCACATCATTATTTAGAAAAAGTGGGTCTTGCAGATTGGTCACATCATTTGCCAAGCGAGTTATCTGGTGGACAAAAACAGCGTGTGGCGATTGCAAGAGCATTAGCTAGTGAGCCGAAAGTATTATTAGCAGATGAACCAACTGGAGCATTAGATAGTAAAACATCTTACGAGGTTATGGATTTAATACAAGGTATTAATGACGAAGGGAAAACAATTCTGGTTGTTACTCACGAAGATGATATTGCGCAAATGACAAAGCGTATTGTAAACTTGAAAGATGGTTTAATTATAGACGATAGTAAAGTAGAACAAGTTAGGGCACAACAGTATGTTTAA